Proteins from a single region of Catenulispora acidiphila DSM 44928:
- a CDS encoding helix-turn-helix domain-containing protein: MLADPAVGVRELKERLGQEEARIRDTLDRLVELALLRPSREQPGGLYPVSLVAGMQLLVQRQEAELAAGRDAVAAGRAAAADRQRAEQLFGLDAVQSELEQLLAGAAVEVLSMVPGSAVPAATLKAAESLDQDMTRRVRSRILYHSTVRQDPTTIAYGRWMAEQGSEVRLSPSVTRRLLIVDGKTAVVPIKPNEASVGALCVREPGLIDQLTALFELIWTEAVPLGMPAKAESPAGLSPTDRHLLRLLADGLTDEAAAKRLGISARTVRRIMADLMDRLGAESRFEAGVEAARRGWL, translated from the coding sequence ATGCTCGCCGACCCCGCGGTGGGTGTCCGCGAGCTGAAGGAACGGTTGGGCCAAGAAGAGGCCCGGATCCGGGACACCCTGGACCGGCTTGTGGAGCTGGCGCTTCTGCGCCCCTCGCGCGAACAACCGGGAGGGCTCTATCCGGTGTCCTTGGTAGCCGGCATGCAGTTGCTGGTGCAGCGGCAGGAGGCGGAATTGGCGGCCGGCCGCGACGCGGTGGCGGCGGGGCGGGCGGCGGCGGCCGACCGGCAACGGGCCGAACAGCTCTTCGGGCTGGACGCCGTGCAGTCCGAGTTGGAGCAGCTGCTGGCCGGCGCCGCGGTCGAGGTGCTCTCGATGGTGCCGGGCAGTGCGGTACCGGCGGCGACGCTCAAAGCAGCGGAGTCCCTCGACCAGGACATGACCCGCCGTGTCCGTTCCCGCATCCTCTACCACTCCACGGTCCGCCAGGACCCCACGACCATCGCCTACGGCCGCTGGATGGCAGAGCAGGGCAGCGAGGTACGCCTGTCCCCCTCCGTCACCCGCCGTCTGCTCATCGTGGACGGCAAGACCGCGGTCGTGCCGATCAAGCCGAACGAGGCCAGCGTCGGCGCGCTGTGCGTCCGCGAACCAGGGCTGATAGATCAGCTCACCGCGCTGTTCGAGCTGATCTGGACCGAGGCCGTGCCGCTCGGCATGCCGGCCAAGGCCGAATCCCCCGCCGGCCTGTCCCCCACCGACCGGCATCTGCTGCGTCTGCTCGCCGACGGCCTCACCGACGAGGCCGCCGCCAAGCGGCTGGGCATCTCGGCGCGGACCGTGCGGCGCATCATGGCCGACCTGATGGACCGGCTCGGCGCCGAGAGCCGGTTCGAGGCCGGGGTCGAGGCCGCGCGGCGCGGCTGGCTCTGA
- a CDS encoding glycosyltransferase produces MPEQDQPAAARSRAAVVSAAPAAASAAARAEADRLLAAGYSVLFLTPAFGKRKPEPSRGGVHVVEVRVGTSFDTASGALGKIGRKAVLTTRNARGKALNNPAATWSAADVAAEIGPYLDAFAPDVVVVCEKTAEKAVAKLGRAAVAPGKAQPAAKSPQTSLLIGSNNNAGMGHAWARAVREHAGIPARNIQKKSYAFAYGSDIKAEDKNWVDPVWGLGRVADTLDTVTHVLSESGLAVLGRLNGGQFADDLPELRRAGIRSALLFHGSDIRSPDRHIELYKFSPFRAPVSEEDRELTEVLRGKTAEMAKWVEEFDGPVFVSTPDLIDDVPRATWLPVVADLEQWTEGTRPPLEREVPVVVHAPSRPFMKGSDLIEPTLRELESRGLIEYRRLEHIPQAELVGVVQDADIVLDHFVIGNYGVMTCQAMAAGRVSIANIDQRVRDRVPAEIPTIQADPDSLAEVIEGVLADRDKARAIAATGRAFVREFHDGRKSAEALEPWLRG; encoded by the coding sequence ATGCCTGAGCAGGACCAGCCCGCCGCCGCCCGCAGCCGGGCCGCCGTCGTCTCCGCGGCCCCGGCGGCCGCCTCCGCGGCGGCGCGCGCCGAGGCCGACCGGCTCCTCGCCGCCGGCTACAGCGTCCTGTTCCTCACCCCGGCGTTCGGCAAGCGCAAGCCCGAGCCCTCGCGCGGCGGCGTGCACGTCGTCGAGGTGCGGGTCGGCACGTCCTTCGACACCGCGTCCGGCGCGCTGGGCAAGATCGGGCGCAAGGCCGTCCTGACCACGCGCAACGCCCGCGGCAAGGCGCTGAACAACCCGGCCGCCACCTGGTCCGCCGCCGACGTCGCCGCCGAGATCGGTCCCTACCTCGACGCGTTCGCCCCGGACGTCGTCGTGGTCTGCGAAAAGACCGCCGAGAAGGCGGTGGCCAAGCTCGGTCGCGCGGCCGTCGCCCCCGGCAAGGCGCAGCCGGCGGCCAAGAGCCCGCAGACCTCGCTGCTCATCGGCTCCAACAACAACGCCGGCATGGGCCACGCCTGGGCCCGCGCGGTGCGGGAGCACGCCGGGATCCCGGCCCGCAACATCCAGAAGAAGAGCTACGCCTTCGCCTACGGCTCCGACATCAAGGCCGAGGACAAGAACTGGGTCGACCCGGTGTGGGGTCTGGGCCGCGTCGCCGACACCCTGGACACCGTCACCCACGTCCTGTCCGAGAGCGGCCTGGCGGTCCTGGGCCGGCTCAACGGCGGCCAGTTCGCCGACGACCTGCCCGAGCTGCGCCGGGCCGGCATCCGGAGCGCGCTGCTCTTCCACGGCTCCGACATCCGCTCGCCCGACCGGCACATCGAGCTCTACAAGTTCTCGCCCTTCCGCGCGCCGGTGAGCGAGGAGGACCGCGAGCTCACCGAAGTGCTGCGCGGCAAGACCGCCGAGATGGCCAAGTGGGTCGAGGAGTTCGACGGCCCGGTCTTCGTCTCCACCCCGGACCTGATCGACGACGTCCCGCGCGCCACTTGGCTGCCGGTGGTCGCGGACCTGGAGCAGTGGACCGAGGGGACCCGCCCGCCGCTGGAGCGCGAGGTGCCGGTGGTCGTGCACGCGCCGTCGCGGCCGTTCATGAAGGGCTCGGACCTCATCGAGCCGACGCTGCGCGAGCTGGAGTCCCGCGGCCTGATCGAGTACCGGCGGCTGGAGCACATCCCGCAGGCCGAGCTGGTCGGCGTGGTGCAGGACGCGGACATCGTGCTGGACCACTTCGTGATCGGCAACTACGGCGTCATGACCTGCCAGGCGATGGCCGCCGGGCGCGTGAGCATCGCCAACATCGACCAGCGGGTGCGCGACCGGGTCCCGGCGGAGATCCCGACGATCCAGGCCGATCCGGACTCCCTCGCCGAGGTGATCGAGGGCGTGCTCGCCGACCGGGACAAGGCGCGCGCGATCGCCGCGACCGGGCGGGCGTTCGTCCGCGAGTTCCACGACGGCCGCAAGTCCGCGGAGGCGCTGGAGCCGTGGCTGCGCGGCTGA
- a CDS encoding nucleotide sugar dehydrogenase, which translates to MHVVVAGQGYVGLPLAVRAAEVGHRVVGYDVDPHRVKQLAAGESYVEDVSSERIRAALDSGAYSATSDAAALAGFDLAVITVPTPLRDGVPDLSYIESCARTLGAHLRPGATVVLESTTYPGTTEELMVPILEELSGLTAGRDFHAGFSPERIDPGNQNWPFEKTPKVVSGVDADSLAVVKAFYDDLVETTVPVSGPKEAELAKLIENTFRHVNIALVNEIAMFAKALGVDVWEAIGAAASKPFGFMKFTPGPGVGGHCLPIDPSFLSWKVERTVGVPFRFVELANDVNNHMPDYVVRRLMEALNARRQTVNGSRVLLLGLAYKPNTSDARESPSTRVAELLLDLGAQVRGADPHVVDDIHADARLVRVEATAEEIAAADAVVLLADHAEFDYAAVANHAKYVLDCRNRLAGPNVEVL; encoded by the coding sequence ATGCACGTAGTCGTCGCCGGCCAGGGGTACGTCGGCCTGCCGCTCGCGGTCCGGGCGGCCGAGGTGGGGCACCGGGTCGTGGGCTACGACGTGGACCCGCACCGGGTGAAGCAGCTGGCGGCCGGCGAGTCCTACGTCGAGGACGTCTCCTCCGAGCGCATCCGTGCGGCCCTGGACTCCGGCGCCTACTCCGCGACCTCCGACGCCGCCGCACTGGCCGGGTTCGACCTGGCGGTCATCACCGTGCCGACCCCGCTGCGCGACGGCGTGCCGGACCTGAGCTACATCGAGTCCTGCGCCCGCACGCTGGGCGCGCACCTGCGCCCCGGCGCGACCGTGGTGCTGGAGTCCACGACCTACCCGGGCACCACCGAGGAACTGATGGTCCCGATCCTGGAGGAGCTCTCCGGGCTGACCGCGGGGCGGGACTTCCACGCCGGGTTCAGCCCCGAGCGCATCGACCCGGGGAACCAGAACTGGCCGTTCGAGAAGACCCCGAAGGTGGTCTCCGGCGTCGACGCGGACTCCCTGGCGGTGGTCAAGGCCTTCTACGACGATCTGGTGGAGACCACGGTCCCGGTCTCCGGTCCGAAGGAGGCCGAGCTCGCCAAGCTGATCGAGAACACCTTCCGGCACGTGAACATCGCGCTGGTGAACGAGATAGCGATGTTCGCCAAGGCGCTCGGCGTGGACGTCTGGGAGGCGATCGGCGCCGCGGCGTCCAAGCCCTTCGGCTTCATGAAGTTCACCCCCGGTCCCGGCGTCGGCGGCCACTGCCTGCCGATCGACCCCTCCTTCCTGTCCTGGAAGGTCGAGCGCACGGTCGGCGTCCCGTTCCGCTTCGTGGAGCTGGCGAACGACGTGAACAACCACATGCCGGACTACGTCGTGCGGCGCCTGATGGAAGCGCTGAACGCGCGGCGGCAGACCGTCAACGGCTCGCGCGTCCTGTTGCTGGGCCTGGCCTACAAGCCGAACACCTCCGACGCCCGCGAGTCGCCCTCGACGCGGGTCGCTGAACTGCTGCTGGACCTGGGCGCCCAGGTGCGCGGCGCCGACCCGCACGTGGTCGACGACATCCACGCCGACGCCCGGCTGGTCCGGGTGGAGGCCACCGCCGAGGAGATCGCCGCCGCCGACGCGGTGGTGTTGCTGGCCGACCACGCAGAGTTCGATTACGCCGCTGTGGCGAATCACGCGAAATATGTTCTCGACTGTCGGAACCGGTTGGCGGGCCCAAACGTCGAAGTGTTGTAG
- a CDS encoding glycosyltransferase family 4 protein — translation MTTSDQPRSVRRPRVVMLVGNFIDGDSRVQKEARSAAEAGWDTYLVGRSRSGKREESAFGEVTILRPAESMAATKYRTYHPRRSGVSGLIAYSTIELGKVKHQRQRIRQSNLAVERELLARRSADGLNPASKLVDEAVLAAKSLGVKAAGYWISARKQALDHNYNIVQESPSTSLEQLMVRRGGEGAVWNAQPRLVDFEDSFGRAADELEPDLIHANDAEMLGVAVRAAARARAKGRTVKVIYDAHEFFAGDTRDNPTWAPAMAAQESKYLPLADAVMSPIEGYASSMVELHGIEKFPGRRPPVLVKNMPALADLAASGDDVPGVRGALGLADDVPLLVHPGSVTKVRGLQTVVEALPDLEGVHAALLVGRRDGFVAELVAMAEKLGVSDRFHLLDYVPSEELTAYLRSATIGIDTLLHIPLHELTITTKFWSYISAGLPVVASDVKATSELTRELGNGEVYTADDAKAFAEAVRKVLADPAAYTKAYTEDTLRRYSWEGQAETMLELYREVTGKP, via the coding sequence GTGACCACGTCCGACCAGCCCCGCAGTGTTCGGCGCCCCCGCGTTGTCATGCTGGTCGGGAACTTCATCGACGGCGACTCCCGGGTCCAGAAGGAGGCGCGCTCGGCGGCCGAGGCCGGCTGGGACACCTACCTGGTCGGACGCTCGCGCAGCGGCAAGCGCGAGGAGTCGGCGTTCGGCGAGGTGACCATCCTGCGCCCGGCCGAGAGCATGGCCGCCACCAAGTACCGGACCTACCATCCGCGCCGCAGCGGTGTCAGCGGTCTGATCGCGTATTCCACGATCGAACTGGGCAAGGTCAAGCACCAGCGGCAGCGCATCCGGCAGTCCAACCTGGCCGTCGAGCGCGAACTGCTGGCCCGCCGCTCCGCCGACGGTCTGAACCCGGCGTCCAAGCTGGTCGACGAGGCGGTGCTGGCCGCCAAGTCCCTCGGCGTGAAGGCCGCCGGCTACTGGATCTCGGCGCGCAAGCAGGCGCTGGACCACAACTACAACATCGTCCAGGAATCGCCCAGCACCTCGCTGGAGCAGCTGATGGTGCGCCGCGGCGGCGAGGGCGCGGTCTGGAACGCCCAGCCGCGCCTGGTCGACTTCGAGGACTCCTTCGGCCGCGCCGCCGACGAGCTGGAGCCGGACCTGATACACGCCAACGACGCCGAGATGCTCGGCGTCGCGGTGCGCGCGGCGGCGCGGGCCCGGGCCAAGGGCCGCACCGTGAAGGTCATATACGACGCCCACGAGTTCTTCGCCGGCGACACCCGCGACAACCCGACCTGGGCTCCGGCGATGGCCGCGCAGGAGAGCAAGTACCTGCCGCTGGCCGACGCCGTGATGAGCCCGATCGAGGGCTACGCCTCCTCCATGGTCGAGCTCCACGGCATCGAGAAGTTCCCCGGCCGCCGGCCGCCGGTCCTGGTGAAGAACATGCCGGCGCTGGCCGACCTGGCCGCCTCCGGCGACGACGTCCCGGGCGTCCGCGGCGCCCTGGGCCTGGCCGACGACGTCCCGCTGCTGGTCCACCCGGGCAGCGTGACGAAGGTCCGCGGCCTGCAGACGGTGGTCGAGGCCCTGCCCGACCTCGAGGGCGTGCACGCCGCGCTCCTGGTCGGCCGCCGCGACGGCTTCGTCGCCGAACTGGTGGCGATGGCTGAGAAGCTCGGCGTCTCAGACCGCTTCCACCTGCTGGACTACGTGCCCAGCGAGGAGCTGACCGCCTACCTGCGCTCGGCGACGATCGGCATCGACACCCTGCTCCACATCCCGCTGCACGAGCTCACCATCACCACCAAGTTCTGGTCCTACATCAGCGCCGGCCTGCCGGTGGTCGCCAGCGACGTCAAGGCCACCTCGGAGCTGACCCGCGAGCTCGGCAACGGCGAGGTCTACACCGCCGACGACGCGAAGGCGTTCGCCGAGGCGGTGCGCAAGGTGCTCGCCGACCCGGCGGCCTACACGAAGGCTTACACCGAGGACACGCTGCGCCGGTACTCGTGGGAGGGACAGGCCGAGACGATGCTCGAGCTGTACCGCGAAGTGACCGGCAAGCCGTAG
- a CDS encoding glycosyltransferase family 4 protein, with the protein MTPSDHRPRVVMLVGNFVDGDSRVQKEARCAAAAGWDTFLVGRSPSGRREEYALGAARVVRAAETMTATRYRAAHPHRRGVRGLVAYRSAELSRARHQRQRLRQRDLVADRELVARRVADGAGALEVLWAGAVLRVRALSVRLRGRWVAVRKGAFDRNYAAAASGPSSALERLLVRRGGEAAAWAAQPRLADFEDSFGRMADELAPDVLHANDAEMLGVAVRAAVRARAAGRRVAVVYDAHEYTAGDIRPEDVTWAPVMTAQEAKYIPMADAVVTAVDTFADKLVEHHGLAVRPTVVRNMPEASTFTVPGGRGPGVRGRLGLGPEATLLVYPGSVTPIRGLDTAVRALPQLPEAHLALLVGSRSGHVAELAALAGRLGVAERFHVLDYVPVEDLTDFIASATAGVDTLRRIPTQELTITTKYWSYIGARLPVVVSDVKAAGELTRRLGNGAVFEVDDVDGFARAVRTVARERERYAAVYTDEMLAAHSWEGQVPALLQVYERVSGLRPVPEEADGGSGENSESGESGESGESGEPDDWVPVSRPDPLHVAETAAHS; encoded by the coding sequence ATGACCCCGAGCGACCATAGACCCCGCGTCGTCATGCTGGTGGGCAACTTCGTGGACGGCGATTCGCGCGTTCAGAAGGAGGCGCGGTGTGCTGCGGCTGCGGGGTGGGACACGTTTCTGGTCGGGCGGTCGCCGAGTGGGCGGCGGGAGGAGTACGCGCTGGGGGCGGCGAGGGTGGTGCGGGCTGCCGAGACGATGACCGCTACGCGGTATCGCGCGGCGCATCCGCATCGGCGGGGGGTGCGGGGGCTCGTCGCGTATCGGTCGGCGGAGCTGAGCCGGGCGCGGCATCAGCGGCAGCGGTTGCGGCAGCGGGATCTGGTGGCGGATCGGGAGTTGGTGGCGCGCCGGGTGGCGGACGGCGCCGGGGCGCTCGAGGTGCTGTGGGCCGGTGCGGTGCTGCGGGTGCGGGCTCTGAGTGTGCGGCTGCGGGGGCGGTGGGTCGCGGTGCGCAAGGGTGCTTTCGATCGCAATTACGCGGCGGCGGCTTCCGGGCCGAGCAGTGCGCTGGAGCGGCTGCTGGTGCGGCGGGGCGGGGAGGCGGCGGCGTGGGCCGCGCAGCCGCGGCTGGCGGACTTCGAGGACTCGTTCGGGCGGATGGCCGACGAGCTGGCGCCGGACGTGCTGCACGCCAACGACGCCGAGATGCTCGGCGTCGCGGTGCGGGCGGCGGTGCGCGCCCGGGCGGCGGGCCGGCGCGTCGCGGTGGTCTACGACGCGCACGAGTACACCGCCGGCGACATCCGGCCCGAGGACGTGACGTGGGCGCCGGTGATGACGGCCCAGGAGGCGAAGTACATCCCGATGGCCGACGCGGTGGTGACCGCCGTCGACACCTTCGCCGACAAGCTCGTCGAGCACCACGGGCTCGCGGTGCGCCCGACGGTCGTGCGGAACATGCCGGAGGCCTCGACCTTCACCGTGCCCGGCGGCCGGGGTCCGGGCGTGCGCGGACGGCTCGGGCTCGGGCCGGAGGCGACCCTGCTGGTGTATCCGGGCTCGGTGACGCCGATCCGCGGCCTGGACACCGCGGTGCGCGCACTGCCGCAGCTGCCCGAGGCGCATCTGGCGCTGCTGGTCGGCTCGCGATCCGGGCACGTCGCGGAACTCGCCGCGCTGGCCGGGCGCCTGGGCGTGGCAGAGCGCTTCCATGTGCTGGACTACGTCCCGGTCGAGGACCTCACCGACTTCATCGCCTCGGCGACCGCCGGCGTCGACACCCTGCGCCGCATCCCCACGCAGGAGCTGACCATCACGACCAAGTACTGGTCCTACATCGGCGCCCGGCTGCCGGTGGTGGTCAGCGACGTCAAGGCGGCCGGCGAGCTGACCCGGCGCCTCGGCAACGGCGCGGTGTTCGAGGTCGACGACGTGGACGGCTTCGCGCGGGCCGTGCGCACGGTCGCGCGCGAGCGGGAGCGCTACGCGGCGGTCTACACCGACGAGATGCTCGCCGCGCACAGCTGGGAGGGGCAGGTCCCGGCGCTGCTGCAGGTGTACGAGCGGGTGAGCGGGCTGCGGCCGGTGCCGGAGGAGGCGGACGGCGGGAGCGGCGAGAACAGTGAAAGCGGCGAGAGCGGTGAGAGCGGTGAGAGCGGCGAGCCTGATGACTGGGTACCGGTCTCCCGGCCGGATCCCCTCCACGTCGCCGAGACCGCCGCGCACAGCTGA
- a CDS encoding glycosyltransferase family 39 protein, whose product MALRRIDPLAAAVAALALALRVPLVMAALPGVGNSDEPLNISVGLRMASDGTLDAHAYRYPGFLYEVIVGMTTAFRAVGIHVPAHGAMRIENLGVAHTDSRAFIVAIRLVGVAASVATCLLVWAVVREVLKASELSERWSRGAAAVAAITVAVSPLAAANSAYATPDVYAGLAVALTLYGATRVLRGARYAELLCGLGVGIALGAKYLAAAVLPVLVAYVLSPERRRRVISIAGVAAVAAAVFALTTPGIIMHPISVLDGLRAEAVHYQGGHVGAQGGAPGYYLSALFRDQPLLLDAVAVAGVAIFRTAGLIRRTLIVAFAYAIPQFVLLAVMTVRFDRNLVPLTPALAVLAGVAVPAVFPQTRRRAVAAITVAAAFLPLASAVRLYPQLDEHSRVQAAAWVARHVPGHEPVAVESYGPWLDPARYHLVPLTFAADKPAVQARALILTEHAAGRFLSDAAHHPHEAAAYRALMSRYRLAARFTAGSWIAVYVPRGTSEPVRQGPR is encoded by the coding sequence ATGGCGTTGCGGAGGATCGATCCCCTGGCGGCGGCGGTGGCCGCACTCGCTCTGGCGTTGCGGGTTCCGCTGGTGATGGCGGCACTGCCGGGAGTCGGGAACTCGGACGAGCCGCTGAACATCTCCGTCGGTCTGCGGATGGCATCCGACGGGACGTTGGACGCGCACGCCTACCGCTATCCCGGCTTCCTCTACGAAGTGATCGTCGGGATGACGACGGCGTTCCGTGCAGTGGGGATCCACGTACCGGCACACGGAGCGATGCGGATCGAGAACCTCGGAGTGGCGCACACGGACTCCCGCGCCTTCATCGTGGCGATCCGGCTTGTGGGGGTCGCAGCATCAGTGGCTACGTGCCTCCTGGTGTGGGCCGTAGTGCGGGAAGTGCTTAAGGCGTCAGAACTTTCGGAGCGCTGGAGCCGGGGCGCGGCTGCGGTCGCCGCGATCACCGTGGCGGTTTCCCCATTGGCGGCAGCCAACAGTGCCTACGCGACGCCCGATGTATATGCGGGTCTGGCTGTAGCGCTTACCTTGTATGGCGCGACCCGGGTTCTTCGTGGCGCACGCTATGCGGAACTCCTCTGCGGACTCGGAGTGGGGATCGCATTAGGCGCCAAATACCTTGCCGCCGCAGTCCTTCCCGTACTTGTCGCCTATGTATTGAGTCCCGAGCGCCGCAGACGAGTGATCAGCATCGCCGGAGTGGCCGCCGTCGCGGCGGCCGTGTTCGCGCTGACCACACCGGGGATCATCATGCATCCCATCTCCGTTCTCGACGGACTGAGAGCGGAAGCCGTTCATTATCAAGGCGGCCATGTCGGTGCGCAGGGCGGTGCGCCCGGCTACTACCTGAGTGCGCTCTTCCGCGATCAACCATTGCTGCTGGACGCCGTCGCGGTGGCGGGCGTCGCGATCTTCCGGACCGCCGGTCTCATTCGCAGAACGTTGATCGTCGCGTTCGCCTATGCGATTCCCCAGTTCGTTCTCCTGGCGGTGATGACAGTGCGGTTCGACCGCAATCTCGTCCCGCTGACCCCGGCGCTCGCCGTCCTCGCCGGGGTGGCGGTCCCGGCCGTCTTCCCGCAGACGCGCCGCAGGGCGGTCGCCGCGATCACCGTCGCCGCCGCGTTCCTCCCGCTGGCCTCCGCCGTCCGGCTCTACCCGCAGCTCGACGAGCACTCCCGCGTGCAGGCCGCCGCGTGGGTCGCCCGGCACGTCCCCGGGCACGAGCCGGTCGCGGTCGAGAGCTACGGTCCCTGGCTGGACCCGGCGCGCTACCACCTGGTGCCGCTGACCTTCGCGGCCGACAAGCCGGCCGTCCAGGCGCGGGCGCTCATCCTGACCGAGCACGCCGCCGGCCGGTTCCTCTCCGACGCCGCGCACCATCCGCACGAGGCGGCGGCGTACCGCGCGCTCATGAGCCGTTACCGACTTGCAGCACGATTCACAGCCGGCTCGTGGATCGCGGTCTACGTGCCGCGCGGGACGTCGGAGCCGGTCCGGCAAGGGCCCAGGTAG
- a CDS encoding Uma2 family endonuclease, with amino-acid sequence MSSPDDGKRTEEGFDLNSIMHASEPLTTKEFFALDVDEKLKVELIGGALAVSPSSMFWHNRVANRLFRIFEDSLGSGFPVFTDLDVTLDTTTVVRPDVFVISAAGYAPNRTALASDVVLAIEIMSPGSRVNDRHVKPWLYHDAGIPSCRIERSGRHLALFEVVHRDEEQVRLGQFTLKVADIDVPIDLDSIARYTLGE; translated from the coding sequence ATGAGTTCGCCGGATGATGGAAAGCGGACCGAAGAAGGTTTCGACTTGAACTCCATCATGCACGCCTCCGAACCGCTTACCACCAAAGAGTTCTTCGCCCTCGACGTGGACGAGAAGCTCAAGGTGGAACTCATCGGAGGTGCGCTGGCCGTGAGTCCTTCATCAATGTTCTGGCACAACCGGGTGGCCAACCGCTTGTTCCGGATCTTCGAAGACAGCCTGGGCAGCGGATTCCCGGTCTTCACCGACCTTGATGTCACTCTCGACACCACGACCGTCGTGCGCCCCGATGTCTTCGTCATCAGCGCGGCAGGCTATGCCCCGAACCGCACCGCGCTGGCGAGTGATGTGGTGCTCGCGATCGAAATCATGTCACCCGGCTCCCGCGTCAACGACCGCCACGTCAAACCGTGGCTTTACCACGATGCCGGCATTCCGTCCTGCCGCATCGAGCGCAGCGGTCGACACCTCGCGCTGTTCGAAGTCGTGCACCGCGATGAGGAACAGGTCCGGCTAGGCCAATTCACTCTCAAGGTCGCCGACATCGACGTCCCCATCGACCTCGACAGCATCGCCCGATATACCCTCGGCGAATAA
- the wecB gene encoding non-hydrolyzing UDP-N-acetylglucosamine 2-epimerase, with amino-acid sequence MPGQAAERTRTAEALRIICVAGARPNYMKIKPVMDALEARGAEVVLVHTGQHYDEAMNDVFFRDLGIRPPDRYLGAGSGSQAEQTARIMLAFEPVVAELAPDAVVVVGDVTSTVACGLVAAKAGTLLAHVEAGLRSRDWSMPEEVNRVVVDRLSDYLLAPSQDAVDNLRAEGYREDQVHLVGNVMIDTLFANRERALAAGALEQLGLTPGGYGLVTLHRPANVDSPEALAPLVGALAKVAEELPLILPAHPRAASALRELVATDRIRLIPPAGYLDFVALQAGARIVLTDSGGVQEETTALGVPCVTLRDNTERPITVSEGTNILAGLDPARIVEIAQRVLAAPPAPRRPALWDGHAGERIAEVLLGGGSAATRLRPTDLAD; translated from the coding sequence TTGCCGGGTCAAGCTGCGGAACGAACACGGACGGCGGAAGCCTTGAGGATCATCTGCGTGGCGGGGGCCCGCCCCAACTACATGAAGATCAAGCCGGTCATGGACGCGTTGGAGGCGCGCGGCGCCGAGGTGGTGCTGGTGCACACCGGCCAGCACTATGACGAGGCCATGAACGACGTCTTCTTCCGCGATCTCGGCATCCGGCCGCCGGACCGCTATCTGGGCGCCGGGTCCGGGAGCCAGGCCGAGCAGACCGCGCGGATCATGCTGGCCTTCGAGCCGGTCGTGGCGGAGCTCGCGCCGGACGCGGTCGTGGTGGTCGGCGACGTCACCTCCACGGTCGCCTGCGGCCTGGTCGCGGCCAAGGCCGGGACGCTGCTGGCGCACGTCGAGGCCGGGCTGCGCAGCCGCGACTGGTCGATGCCCGAGGAGGTCAACCGGGTCGTCGTGGACCGGCTGTCGGACTACCTGCTGGCGCCGTCCCAGGACGCCGTGGACAACCTGCGCGCCGAGGGCTACCGCGAGGACCAGGTCCACCTGGTCGGCAACGTCATGATCGACACGCTGTTCGCCAACCGCGAGCGCGCCCTGGCCGCCGGCGCCCTGGAGCAGCTGGGTCTGACCCCCGGCGGCTACGGCCTGGTCACCCTGCACCGTCCGGCGAACGTCGACTCCCCCGAGGCGCTGGCTCCGCTCGTCGGCGCCCTGGCGAAGGTCGCCGAGGAGCTGCCGCTGATCCTGCCGGCGCACCCGCGCGCCGCGAGCGCCCTGCGCGAGCTGGTCGCCACCGATCGCATCCGCCTGATCCCGCCGGCCGGCTACCTGGACTTCGTGGCGTTGCAGGCCGGCGCGCGCATCGTGCTCACCGACAGCGGCGGCGTGCAGGAGGAGACGACGGCGCTCGGCGTGCCCTGCGTGACGCTGCGGGACAACACCGAGCGTCCGATCACGGTCAGTGAGGGCACGAACATCCTGGCCGGGCTGGACCCCGCGCGGATCGTCGAGATCGCGCAGCGGGTCCTGGCCGCCCCGCCGGCGCCGCGCCGCCCCGCGTTGTGGGACGGGCACGCCGGGGAGCGGATCGCCGAGGTGCTGCTGGGCGGCGGGAGCGCGGCGACGCGGCTGCGGCCGACGGATCTCGCCGACTGA